One window of Phalacrocorax carbo chromosome 1, bPhaCar2.1, whole genome shotgun sequence genomic DNA carries:
- the PANX2 gene encoding pannexin-2 isoform X2 — protein sequence MHSSDFSLCYTEEPIYCYTPHNFTRDQALYARGYCWTELKDALPGVDASHWPSLFEHKFLPYALLAFAGIMYIPALGWEFLASTRLTSELNFLLQEIDNCYHRAAEGRAPKIEKQIQSKGPGITEREKREIIENAEKEKSPEQNLFEKYLERRGRSNFLAKLYLARHLFIIFLSIIPITYLSTYYATQKQNEFTCALGEPPDKTSSSKLHIRVNCKLPSVQLQRIIAGVDIVLLCFMNLIILINLIHLFIFRKSNFIFDKLNKVGIKTKKQWQKSQFCDINILAMFCNENRDHIKSLNRLDFITNESDLMYDNVVRQLLAALAQSNHDATPTMRDSGIQTIDPSVDPADIDANEQLIIKRPRKKMKWIPTTNPLPQPFKEQLAIMKVENHKPEKPKPVRRKTATDSLIAPLLESAAKTSQQSSAHKTEPNTIPSTSSEKKHTRHFSLDVHPYILSSKKPKPEIQAIPSMPTSKSQEGGFLNQEENVVVHVTSSLKDTPHPGKEILYSSETSRTVPAAGAFVTCNHNHIATTAAATSMTLNQVKPEPTPALNCNPAHPLLHINTLYEDHEEEVSNIIDNGIHSPTDTGEILSIPTPKQIRLATFDEPMAIVSSVEY from the exons ATGCACAGCAGTGACTTTTCTCTCTGTTATACAGAGGAGCCAATATACTGTTACACACCACACAACTTCACCCGCGATCAAGCCTTGTATGCCAGAGGATATTGTTGGACAGAATTAAAAGATGCCTTGCCAGGAGTTGATGCCAGCCACTGGCCCTCTTTGTTTGAGCATAAGTTCCTACCTTATGCACTGCTGGCTTTTGCTGGGATAATGTACAttccagctctgggctgggaATTTCTGGCCTCCACCCGACTGACTTCAGAGCTTAATTTTTTGCTTCAGGAGATCGATAACTGCTACCACCGTGCAGCTGAAGGGCGGGCaccaaaaatagagaaacagaTTCAGTCCAAAGGCCCAGGGatcacagagagagagaagagagaaatcaTTGAgaatgcagagaaggaaaaaagccccGAGCAGAACTTGTTTGAGAAATACCTGGAAAGAAGAGGACGAAGTAACTTTTTAGCTAAGCTTTACCTTGCAAGACATTTGTTCATCATCTTTTTAAGCATCATACCAATTACGTACTTATCCACCTACTATGCtacacagaagcaaaatgaattTACCTGTGCACTAGGAGAGCCTCCAGACAAAACGAGCAGCTCCAAATTGCACATCAGAGTGAACTGTAAACTGCCATCTGTCCAGCTCCAGCGGATTATTGCTGGTGTAGATATCGTTCTCCTCTGCTTCATGAACTTGATAATCCTCATCAACTTAATTCACCTTTTCATATTTCGCAAGTCCAACTTCATATTTGATAAACTGAACAAAGTTGGAATAAAGACCAAGAAACAGTGGCAGAAGTCCCAGTTTTGTGATATCAATATTTTGGCCatgttttgtaatgaaaatcGCGACCACATAAAATCACTGAACCGTCTGGATTTTATTACAAATGAAAGCGATCTGATGTATGACAATGTGGTACGCCAGCTGCTTGCAGCGTTGGCCCAGTCCAATCATGATGCCACTCCAACCATGCGTGATTCAGGGATCCAAACGATAGACCCAAGCGTTGATCCAGCAGACATTGATGCTAATGAGCAGCTCATCATTAAGAGACCGAGGAAGAAGATGAAATGGATCCCGACTACCAATCCCCTTCCTCAGCCATTCAAGGAACAGTTGGCCATTATGAAGGTTGAAAACCATAAACCTGAGAAACCGAAGCCCGTGCggagaaaaacagcaacagacAGCCTTATCGCTCCTTTGTTAGAGTCTGCTGCAAAAACCTCACAGCAATCGTCCGCTCACAAAACCGAGCCAAACACCATCCCAAGCacaagcagtgaaaaaaaacacacacgaCACTTTTCCTTGGATGTTCATCCATATATACTTAGtagcaaaaaacccaagccGGAGATTCAAGCCATCCCCTCAATGCCTACGTCAAAAAGCCAAGAGGGTGGATTTTTAAACCAGGAAGAGAATGTCGTAGTACACGTTacctcctctctcaaag aCACCCCTCATCCTGGAAAAGAGATCCTGTACTCATCTGAGACAAGCAGAACTGTGCCTGCTGCCGGGGCTTTTGTCACATGTAACCACAACCATATAGCCACAACTGCTGCTGCAACGAGTATGACTTTGAACCAAGTCAAGCCAGAGCCAACTCCTGCACTGAACTGCAACCCAGCCCACCCTTTGCTGCACATCAATACGCTGTACGAGGATCACGAGGAGGAAGTTTCAAACATAATAGACAATGGTATTCACTCACCAACTGACACTGGGGAAATTCTCTCCATCCCTACCCCAAAGCAGATAAGGTTGGCAACATTTGATGAACCAATGGCAATCGTGAGCTCAGTGGAGTACTGA
- the PANX2 gene encoding pannexin-2 isoform X4, protein MYIPALGWEFLASTRLTSELNFLLQEIDNCYHRAAEGRAPKIEKQIQSKGPGITEREKREIIENAEKEKSPEQNLFEKYLERRGRSNFLAKLYLARHLFIIFLSIIPITYLSTYYATQKQNEFTCALGEPPDKTSSSKLHIRVNCKLPSVQLQRIIAGVDIVLLCFMNLIILINLIHLFIFRKSNFIFDKLNKVGIKTKKQWQKSQFCDINILAMFCNENRDHIKSLNRLDFITNESDLMYDNVVRQLLAALAQSNHDATPTMRDSGIQTIDPSVDPADIDANEQLIIKRPRKKMKWIPTTNPLPQPFKEQLAIMKVENHKPEKPKPVRRKTATDSLIAPLLESAAKTSQQSSAHKTEPNTIPSTSSEKKHTRHFSLDVHPYILSSKKPKPEIQAIPSMPTSKSQEGGFLNQEENVVVHVTSSLKDTPHPGKEILYSSETSRTVPAAGAFVTCNHNHIATTAAATSMTLNQVKPEPTPALNCNPAHPLLHINTLYEDHEEEVSNIIDNGIHSPTDTGEILSIPTPKQIRLATFDEPMAIVSSVEY, encoded by the exons ATGTACAttccagctctgggctgggaATTTCTGGCCTCCACCCGACTGACTTCAGAGCTTAATTTTTTGCTTCAGGAGATCGATAACTGCTACCACCGTGCAGCTGAAGGGCGGGCaccaaaaatagagaaacagaTTCAGTCCAAAGGCCCAGGGatcacagagagagagaagagagaaatcaTTGAgaatgcagagaaggaaaaaagccccGAGCAGAACTTGTTTGAGAAATACCTGGAAAGAAGAGGACGAAGTAACTTTTTAGCTAAGCTTTACCTTGCAAGACATTTGTTCATCATCTTTTTAAGCATCATACCAATTACGTACTTATCCACCTACTATGCtacacagaagcaaaatgaattTACCTGTGCACTAGGAGAGCCTCCAGACAAAACGAGCAGCTCCAAATTGCACATCAGAGTGAACTGTAAACTGCCATCTGTCCAGCTCCAGCGGATTATTGCTGGTGTAGATATCGTTCTCCTCTGCTTCATGAACTTGATAATCCTCATCAACTTAATTCACCTTTTCATATTTCGCAAGTCCAACTTCATATTTGATAAACTGAACAAAGTTGGAATAAAGACCAAGAAACAGTGGCAGAAGTCCCAGTTTTGTGATATCAATATTTTGGCCatgttttgtaatgaaaatcGCGACCACATAAAATCACTGAACCGTCTGGATTTTATTACAAATGAAAGCGATCTGATGTATGACAATGTGGTACGCCAGCTGCTTGCAGCGTTGGCCCAGTCCAATCATGATGCCACTCCAACCATGCGTGATTCAGGGATCCAAACGATAGACCCAAGCGTTGATCCAGCAGACATTGATGCTAATGAGCAGCTCATCATTAAGAGACCGAGGAAGAAGATGAAATGGATCCCGACTACCAATCCCCTTCCTCAGCCATTCAAGGAACAGTTGGCCATTATGAAGGTTGAAAACCATAAACCTGAGAAACCGAAGCCCGTGCggagaaaaacagcaacagacAGCCTTATCGCTCCTTTGTTAGAGTCTGCTGCAAAAACCTCACAGCAATCGTCCGCTCACAAAACCGAGCCAAACACCATCCCAAGCacaagcagtgaaaaaaaacacacacgaCACTTTTCCTTGGATGTTCATCCATATATACTTAGtagcaaaaaacccaagccGGAGATTCAAGCCATCCCCTCAATGCCTACGTCAAAAAGCCAAGAGGGTGGATTTTTAAACCAGGAAGAGAATGTCGTAGTACACGTTacctcctctctcaaag aCACCCCTCATCCTGGAAAAGAGATCCTGTACTCATCTGAGACAAGCAGAACTGTGCCTGCTGCCGGGGCTTTTGTCACATGTAACCACAACCATATAGCCACAACTGCTGCTGCAACGAGTATGACTTTGAACCAAGTCAAGCCAGAGCCAACTCCTGCACTGAACTGCAACCCAGCCCACCCTTTGCTGCACATCAATACGCTGTACGAGGATCACGAGGAGGAAGTTTCAAACATAATAGACAATGGTATTCACTCACCAACTGACACTGGGGAAATTCTCTCCATCCCTACCCCAAAGCAGATAAGGTTGGCAACATTTGATGAACCAATGGCAATCGTGAGCTCAGTGGAGTACTGA
- the LOC135312444 gene encoding tetraspanin-7-like — translation MTVLKLSLMAFSFVFWAAGLTMLIIGLWAKMSLGGYLVLSANDCPSAPTILLATGAAVIIWGFLGCFGAATEHRGLLRAYSAFLTAVLAAGLMAGLSALFYRQNIAQGFQEGLRQAVLAYEEDEGVADALDALQRALSCCGVESYRDWLTSPWGMEQNGSVPLSCCRARRGCQRSPPNARRLHRDGCFSKVSAFVSSNMFYVATAALGLALLQLIGIVLACLLAARIPAHLLGIATPR, via the coding sequence ATGACCGTGCTCAAGCTGTCCCTCATGGCCTTCAGCTTCGTCTTCTGGGCAGCAGGGCTGACCATGCTCATCATTGGCCTCTGGGCCAAGATGTCTCTGGGGGGCTACCTGGTGCTGTCGGCCAACGACTGCCCCAGTGCTCCCACCATCCTCTTGGCCACGGGAGCCGCTGTCATCATCTGGGGCTTCCTGGGCTGCTTCGGGGCTGCCACGGAGCACCGGGGCCTCCTGCGTGCCTACAGCGCCTTTCTGACCGCCGTGCTGGCAGCCGGGCTGATGGCGGGGCTCTCAGCGCTCTTCTACCGCCAGAACATTGCCCAGGGTTTCCAGGAGGGGCTACGCCAGGCCGTGCTTGCCTACGAGGAGGACGAGGGGGTGGCGGACGCCCTGGATGCTTTGCAGCGCGCCTTGTCCTGCTGTGGTGTGGAGAGCTACCGCGACTGGCTCACCTCGCCCTGGGGAATGGAGCAGAACGGCTCGGTGCCCCTCAGCTGCTGCCGGGCCCGCCGGGGCTGCCAGCGCAGCCCGCCCAACGCACGCAGGCTGCACCGCGATGGTTGCTTCAGCAAGGTGTCGGCCTTCGTCAGCAGCAACATGTTTTATGTTGCTAcggctgccctggggctggcactgctgcagctcATTGGCATTGTGCTGGCCTGCCTGCTGGCTGCCCGTATCCCTGCCCACCTGCTGGGCATTGCCACCCCTCGCTGA